The proteins below come from a single Stomoxys calcitrans chromosome 1, idStoCalc2.1, whole genome shotgun sequence genomic window:
- the LOC131994114 gene encoding uncharacterized protein LOC131994114 isoform X3 has protein sequence MMDRRNSRIHQCLICKNYHPLRYCRQFLKMAVKDRRRAVVRHKYCLNCLARSHKTAQCTSTNLCQRCERGHHTLLHEPIQQRLQPERCRADRRRVLKNKCQRPTTQLRPAERGGHNSANSRLRYGNNSNSEKSQRCLEKAFRILNQLKRAL, from the exons ATGAT GGACAGAAGAAATTCCAGAATCCATCAATGCctaatttgtaaaaattatcaCCCTCTTAGATATTGTAGACAGTTCTTAAAAATGGCGGTCAAAGATCGTCGTCGTGCTGTTGTTCGCCATAAGTATTGCTTAAATTGTTTGGCCCGTTCGCATAAAACAGCGCAGTGCACATCAACTAATTTATGCCAACGTTGCGAAAGGGGACACCACACCCTACTCCATGAACCAATTCAACAAAGACTACAACCAGAACGATGCCGAGCTGACAGAAGAAGAGTTCTAAAAAACAAATGCCAACGTCCAACTACACAATTGCGTCCAGCCGAGAGAGGTGGTCATAACTCAGCAAATTCTAGACTACGTTATGGTAATAACAGTAATTCAGAAAAATCTCAACGGTGCCTGGAGAAAGCTTTTCGTATATTGAACCAGCTCAAACGCGCTCTATAA